TGAACCCCTCCGCGCGACTGGACTGGGCGAAGGACCTGCCGTTCGAGGTGCCCGTGCTCGGCGGTGACGTGGACAGCCTGGGCGAAGTGGAGTACCTCTTCTGGGTCGGGTGCGCCGGCGCCTACGACGACCGCGCGAAGCGGACCACCCGAGCCGTCGCCGAACTGCTGAACATCGCCGGGGTGTCGTTCGCCGTGCTCGGCCAGGCGGAGACCTGCAGTGGCGACCCCGCCCGGCGCGCGGGCAACGAGTTCGTCTACCAGATGCTCGCCCAGCAGAACGTCGAGACGCTGAAGGAGGCCGGCGCCACCAAGGCGGTGGTCACCTGCGCGCACTGCTTCAACACCATCAAGAACGAATACCGCCAGCTCGGCCTGGAGCTCGAGGTGGTGCACCACACCCAGCTGCTCAACCGGCTGGTGCGGGAGAAGAAGCTGACGCCCGTCGCGGCGGAGCCCGGTGACGGCCCGACCGGCAACGGCTCGGCGGGCCGGCCGATCACCTACCACGACCCCTGTTACCTCGGCCGGCACAACCAGGTCTACGAGCCGCCGCGGGAGCTGCTCGGCGCACTGCCCGGGGTCGAGGTACGCGAGATGCCCCGCAGCGGCAAGGAATCGTTCTGCTGCGGTGCCGGCGGGGGCCGGATGTGGATGGAGGAGCGGATCGGCTCCCGGATCAACCTCAACCGCACCGAGGAGGCGGTGGCCACCGGCGCGGACCAGATCGCCACCGGCTGCCCGTTCTGCAAGACGATGCTCTCCGACGGACTGACCCAGAAGCAGTCCGAGGGCGCGGCCCGGGACGAGGTCGAGGTGATCGACGTCGCCCAGCTGCTGCTGGAGTCGGTCCGGCGCGGCACCCTCGCCCCGCGGGCGGCGGACAGTGACGGCGACGGGAGCCAGGCGGACGGAGACGCGGACGGCGAGGGCGTGACGTCGCGATAGCGCCGGATGACGTCATCCTGACGATATCGACGCTTGACATGGCGTCGCACATGACGCCATGATGACGTCATGGAACTCGCACCGTACGTCGACAGCATCCGCCGCGACCTCTCGGTCGCCGCGGAGGTTGCCGGGCAGGAAGCCCGGATCGCCGCGGAGCGCCTGACGGCCGCGCTGGACGCTGCCGTACGGCTCGCTCTGATGGACGCGCTCTCCACCGCCGCCGAGGAGGTCACCCGCGAGCTCGCACCGGGCTCGGTCGAGGTGCGCCTGCGCGGCCGCGAGCCGGAGTTCGTCGTCACCCCGCCCCCGAGTGCACACCTTCCGGAGGAGGAGCCGGCGGGACCGCCGTCGCCTCCGCCGCCGCCCCCGCCCGGCGAGACCGAGCAGGGCACCTCCCGGGTCACCCTGCGACTGCCCGAGTCGCTGAAGACCCGGGCCGAGGAGGCTGCCGCCCGCGAGGGCGTCTCGGTCAACACCTGGCTGGTCCGCGCGGTGAGCTCGGCCCTCACCGACAGCTCCCCGGGCGGAGGGCCCCGCGGCTCGCGCGGCCGGTCCGGTCCGCGCGTCGGCAAGCGCGTCACCGGCTGGGTGCGCTAGCGCCGGCCCGGCCGGCCGACCGACGAACCACCGCGGCTCAGGGCCACCCAACCCCCACAGCCCTGAGCCGCGCGGCGCCCGAGATGCGGGTGCCCAGCACATCTCCTTCACTCACCAGCTCACTCCCAGGAGCCAGCATGCCTACTTTCGCCACCCCTGAGCCCGTCAACCTGCGACTGCGCGTCCAGTCCGGCGAGATCCTCATCGAGGCCTCCGACCGCGCCGACACCGAGGTCGAGGTCCGCCCGTACAACTCGAACAAGCCCGCCGACACCGAGGCGGCGCAACACACGCTCGTGGAGCAGCGCGACGGCTCGGTCGTGGTCGAGTCGCCCGACGGCAACGAGTACGGCCGGCTCGGCCGCTCCGGCGCCCTCTACGTACGCGTCGCCCTGCCGACCGGCTCGCACCTGCGGGGCACCAAGGCATCCGCGGACCTGCGGGCGGTCGGCCGGCTGGGGGACGTCAACCTCACCACCGCCTCCGGCGACGTCGAACTCCAGGAGGTCGGCGAGCTGGAGATCCAGACCGCGAGCGGGGACGTCACCTGCCGGCGGGTGGACGGCGCCGCGAAGGTGCAGAGCGCGTCCGGCGACGTCACCCTTGGCGAGGTCGGTGGTGACCTGCAGGTGGCCAGCGCCTCCGGCGACCTCGACCTCGGCCCGGTCGGCGGGAACGTCCGCGTGCACACCGCGTCCGGCGACACGACGGTCGCCGTCGCGGGCGGCTCGGTCGAGGCCCGGTCCGCGTCCGGCGATGTCTCGCTGCCCAGCGTCCGCCGTGGCCAGGTCTCGGTGGAAACCGCTTCCGGAGACGTCACCGTCGGCATCGTCGCCGGAGTGGCCGCCTGGCTGGACGTGTCCTCGCTGTCCGGTGACGTGCACTCCGCCCTCGACGACGCCGGCGAGCCCGGCGAGGGTGACGAGTCCGTCGAGCTCCGCGCCCGGACCCTCAGCGGGGACGTCTCGATCGTCCGCGCCCGCTGAGCCGCGCCACCCGCTTCCTGACCAGCAACTTCCGAAGATTCACCGACTCCGCCGCGAGAGGCGCACCATGAACGACCACTACCTCCACCACGTCGCCCGGCAGCGCACCGAAGCCGTCCTCGCCGAACGCCGTACCGACCAGCTCGCGGCTCGCCTGCGCACGGCCGGGGGCACCACCCCCGGCCCGGCGCGGCGCGAGGTGGCCGGCCTGCTGCACCGGCTGGCCGACCGCATCGCTCCGGCCACGGCGCAGCGCCCGGCACTACCCCTCACCTGATCCGTTCAGCCGGCGCAGTGCCCGCCGCCACCCGCGCCGGCACTCCCCTCGAAGCCGCACATCCCCCGAAACGGAGCGCGCACCATGAGCACCTTCCCGACGTACGAACTCGCACAGCAGCGCCAGGCCGAACTCCGCGCCCTCGCCGACAGGCACCACAAGACGACGCCCCTCCGCACCGCGGGCAGTCCCACGATTCGCCCGTGGTTCGCCCGGGTCCTACGCGGGCTCGCCGACCGGTTGGAGCCGATGGGACACCCCCGCACGCAGCGCCGGATGACGTTGCCGGCGCAACGCCTGGCCCGCCCGTCCGGTTAGGGCGTGTCCTGCGGATCAGGCGCGCGGAAGCTCGACCAGGGCCTGGACCGGCCAGTGGTCGGAGGCCCACCGGCCGTCGAGGGTGAAGGTGTTGACCGCCGCGACCGGGACCCGCACGCCAGGACGGGTGAGGATCCAGTCGATGCGGTCGCCACCCACCTCCGGCGGCTGGTAGCCGTGGAACGTCGCGTACGGCGGTGAGAGACGCTCGTCGGCGGCGGTCCAGGTGTCCACCAGTCCGGCCTTCCCGACCAGGGTGGCGTACGGCTCGGATGCCTCGGCCGCGACGTTGAAGTCGCCGGTCACCAGCACCGGCAGGTCGGCGTCGAACTCGCCCAGCCGCTCGGCGACGAGTTCGGCGCCGCGGCGCTGCGCCTCGTCCACGGCGTGGTCGAGGTGGGTGTTGAGAACCACGAACGTCACGCCCGTCGACCGGTCGCGAAAGCGCACCCAGGTCGCCATCCGGACCACCTGGTTGCCCCAGGACGACGAACCCACCAGGTTGGGCTGGTCGGAGAGCCAGAAGTGGTCGAACTCACGGGGTTCGAGCCGGGAGGCGTCGAAGAACACGGCCATGAACTCGCCGCGACTGCCGCCCTCCCGCCCGGTGCCGATCCAATCGTACTCGGCGGGCAACGCCCCGGCCACCTCGCGTAGCTGCTGGTAGAGGCCTTCCTGGGTGCCGATCACCGTCGGCAGCTCGGCCCGGAGGAGGGCACGGTTGGCGGCCCGGCGTTCGGGCCACGGGTCGGTTCCGTCGCCGACGGCGTTGCGCAGGTTGAACGACATCACCTGCAGGTGGGGCGGCGCGGCGTGGCCGACCAGCGGCGTGGACTGGGTGTCAGTTTCCGGCTGCAACACGGTGCCACTGTGGCCCAGATCGGGCGGCGCCGCCACCTCTGGCCGGCGACCGCGGCCAGGATCGGGCTGGACAAACGGTCTGCAGTACGACCCGTCAGCCGTCGGCGGGGCGGGGCCGCGGCACGAGCGGGCCGGGCTGCCGCTCGGCCCGCTGCTTCACCCCGTACAACATCGCCCGGTCCATCACGACGCTGATCGGCTCCAGCAGACTCGGCCCGAACGTCAGCCGGGTGAGCAGGTCCTCGGAGGAGTCCGCACGGAACCTGCTGAGGAACCTCGTCCGCCGCGCGTTCAGCGGTTCGACGGCGAACAGCCAGGTGGCCCGCGCCCACGGCCGGCCCTCCGCGCGCGCGGTCTCGTCGTCCACGTACGCCACAAACGACCGGCCCGGTGAGACCGTCACCAGCCGCAGCGGCGCCACCTGGGGATGGACGAGGAGTTCGCCGCCCTCCTCCGCGGTCCACTCCGCGTGCAGCGTCTCGGCGTTGCGGATCCGGCAGCCGACGAGGTTCTCCAGCCACTGGTAGCTGTAGAAGCCGGCCCGGTCGGCGCCGATCTGCTGCACCCACGGCCACACGCGTTCCACCGGCGCGTTGATCTCGATCGCGTGGGTGAAGCCCCATCGCGGCTCCGGGATCAGGTGGTCGCCGGGGTAGGTCCGGTCGCGCCTGGCCGCCGGGTCGTCGTCGAGCCCCCAGGTACGCCGGCGCCCGCGCAGGAACGGCGTCGCCACGCCGGCCGCCATCCGGGTCGCGGCGCCCAGGCCGGCGGTGACGTCGCGCCAGTCGTCGCGGGGCAGGCGTCCTTCCGCGCGGGCGGCGAGCCGGCGCAGCTGGTGGTTCTGGGCCAGGTGGTGCAGCGGGCTGATCCAGCGGGTGTGCAGCTGCCCGCGTGCGCCGAACGCCATCCGCAGCCGCGCGGTCAGCCGGGTGGTGTCGTCGTCGAGGGGTTCGAGGACGAACGCCCAGGTCGCCTGCCAGAAGCGTTCCGGTCTCGTGGCGGCGAACGGCAACTGCGTGTTGCTCAGCCGGTCGACGAGGCCGCCGAGCACGAGGACCCGGGCAGGGTGCAGGACGAGTACGTCGAACCCCGCCCCGCCGTCCGGTGTCGCCGGGATCAGGTCGCCGACCCGCAGGTCCTGAAACTCCGGGTGCAGCTCCCGGGCGCTGCGCCGGCCGGCGTTGCCGAGGAGGTCGAGGCTGTAGAAGCCGGCCCGGCCGGTGCCCATCTGCATCAGCCACGGCCAGATCGTCGTCGGGCGGGCGTCGATGGTCACCTCCTGGGTCAGCTGGCCGTCGGCGTCGGGGATGAGCTCGTCGCCGGGCAGGGCGCGGGCGGCGTCGGGGGCCCGCCGGGGCTTCGCGGGGTGTTGGTGTTGCCTGG
This Actinopolymorpha cephalotaxi DNA region includes the following protein-coding sequences:
- a CDS encoding endonuclease/exonuclease/phosphatase family protein encodes the protein MLQPETDTQSTPLVGHAAPPHLQVMSFNLRNAVGDGTDPWPERRAANRALLRAELPTVIGTQEGLYQQLREVAGALPAEYDWIGTGREGGSRGEFMAVFFDASRLEPREFDHFWLSDQPNLVGSSSWGNQVVRMATWVRFRDRSTGVTFVVLNTHLDHAVDEAQRRGAELVAERLGEFDADLPVLVTGDFNVAAEASEPYATLVGKAGLVDTWTAADERLSPPYATFHGYQPPEVGGDRIDWILTRPGVRVPVAAVNTFTLDGRWASDHWPVQALVELPRA
- a CDS encoding DUF4097 family beta strand repeat-containing protein — protein: MPTFATPEPVNLRLRVQSGEILIEASDRADTEVEVRPYNSNKPADTEAAQHTLVEQRDGSVVVESPDGNEYGRLGRSGALYVRVALPTGSHLRGTKASADLRAVGRLGDVNLTTASGDVELQEVGELEIQTASGDVTCRRVDGAAKVQSASGDVTLGEVGGDLQVASASGDLDLGPVGGNVRVHTASGDTTVAVAGGSVEARSASGDVSLPSVRRGQVSVETASGDVTVGIVAGVAAWLDVSSLSGDVHSALDDAGEPGEGDESVELRARTLSGDVSIVRAR
- a CDS encoding SRPBCC family protein; amino-acid sequence: MPGATRAKTKRPTKAQLATALDRMLPAARMVEIDTVDLALSPEDAWEVIRHGDLFAHSRLVRALSSLRRMPERLGTPMREPGVQVLSEDSPHEMVVGAIGRVWRARVALVEVPSAKAFMEFDQPGFVKAAWALRLVPLGEHATRVTLEVRADATDPATWRRFRRYLRVFGPGSRLLRRRMMAGLGRAHGPAEEAGTEAMVGAELGTDAELGTDELRDEAGGRTAEGRTAEDRTARELAEAGGGRRGLSAAVGAASAAAGTAAGGLARRLTRQHQHPAKPRRAPDAARALPGDELIPDADGQLTQEVTIDARPTTIWPWLMQMGTGRAGFYSLDLLGNAGRRSARELHPEFQDLRVGDLIPATPDGGAGFDVLVLHPARVLVLGGLVDRLSNTQLPFAATRPERFWQATWAFVLEPLDDDTTRLTARLRMAFGARGQLHTRWISPLHHLAQNHQLRRLAARAEGRLPRDDWRDVTAGLGAATRMAAGVATPFLRGRRRTWGLDDDPAARRDRTYPGDHLIPEPRWGFTHAIEINAPVERVWPWVQQIGADRAGFYSYQWLENLVGCRIRNAETLHAEWTAEEGGELLVHPQVAPLRLVTVSPGRSFVAYVDDETARAEGRPWARATWLFAVEPLNARRTRFLSRFRADSSEDLLTRLTFGPSLLEPISVVMDRAMLYGVKQRAERQPGPLVPRPRPADG
- a CDS encoding toxin-antitoxin system HicB family antitoxin, with the protein product MELAPYVDSIRRDLSVAAEVAGQEARIAAERLTAALDAAVRLALMDALSTAAEEVTRELAPGSVEVRLRGREPEFVVTPPPSAHLPEEEPAGPPSPPPPPPPGETEQGTSRVTLRLPESLKTRAEEAAAREGVSVNTWLVRAVSSALTDSSPGGGPRGSRGRSGPRVGKRVTGWVR